A window of the Corythoichthys intestinalis isolate RoL2023-P3 chromosome 6, ASM3026506v1, whole genome shotgun sequence genome harbors these coding sequences:
- the LOC130916962 gene encoding DNA-directed RNA polymerase I subunit RPA34-like, with translation MLRDISSSSEDEADKLPAEASFKRKELEKSSTYKCPDDFVCLNHKPCTSTLMERLKSTKSELWLVKAPPSFDPRCLRGVDVNLSGFQTLKLPSAVDGGDHHQQVYNIISSNHATSDLRLLTADSSSPTVGPAFSGLLSICESYGGDRMQPHVIHAPPAPALPPGLKQRFQPFGSKTPITTREAQDGDGKRRKKKKKKKDKHIKTEEEELPIKQEVEETVQERRTKKRKKKDWDDEEKDVSIVHVKSEQEEDILPKDDSSSKKKKKKKNKTDDD, from the exons atgctccgaGATATTTCTTCCTCGAGCGAGGACGAGGCGGACAAGTTGCCAGCGGAGGCGTCGTTTAAGCGAAAAGAATTGG AGAAGAGCAGCACGTATAAATGTCCTGATGACTTTGTGTGCCTGAACCACAAACCTTGCACCAGTACGCTGATGGAGAGGTTGAAGAGCACCAAGAGCGAATTGTGGCTAGTTAAAGCGCCTCCCAGCTTTGATCCACGATG TTTGCGTGGTGTGGACGTGAACCTTTCCGGTTTTCAGACTCTGAAGCTCCCTTCAGCAGTGGACGGGGGAGACCACCACCAGCAGGTGTACAACATCATATCGTCCAATCACGCCACCTCCGACCTCCGCTTGCTCACCGCCGATTCGTCATCCCCGACGGTCGGACCCGCCTTCTCCGGCCTACTGAGCATATGCGAGAGTTACGGAGGCGACCGCATGCAGCCCCACGTCATCCACGCACCCCCCGCGCCAGCACTCCCGCCCGGACTCAAGCAGAGATTCCAGCCATTCGGAAGCAAGACGCCCATCACGACAAGGGAAGCCCAGGATGGAGACGggaagaggaggaagaagaagaagaaaaaaaaggacaagcaTATCAAAACTGAGGAAGAGGAATTGCCGATCAAACAAGAAGTTGAGGAAACAGTCCAGGAACGGAGGACAAAGAAGAGGAAAAAGAAAGACTGGGATGACGAAGAGAAGGACGTGTCCATTGTGCATGTGAAAAGTGAACAGGAAGAGGACATTTTGCCTAAAGATGACAGCTcatccaaaaagaaaaaaaagaagaaaaacaaaacggaTGATGACTAA